A window of Micrococcus endophyticus contains these coding sequences:
- a CDS encoding PqqD family peptide modification chaperone has product MSETTALRIGTGLDAVTVSGLTGDERAEVIESWARCGVEAVEPPTDADAHRDADTARPWLQWHEDLVFLATSRTIESARGTHLLFHAACLAAPDTGAAIVLVAASGTGKTTATRRLGPHFAYLTDETAIIDPDSLAVTPYPKPLSVLEARGVRPKTQRGPDDLGLGPTLPAARLARIAVLDRVRDPAGPVLPRAEAMELVAALKELVPQTSSLSRLPRGLVTLCRVLDAAGGAQRLVYAEAEDLRDVVADLLAAPPTPVTPAWEALTDEELRASAGAAGPGAGARCAVDDGILTDQGHLVLLAADRLVMLEGLGPAVWLLLDEPRTAADVVAHLRAEGAVPEDAEARVAAALAALAEHGLVDVML; this is encoded by the coding sequence ATGAGCGAGACCACCGCGTTGCGCATCGGCACCGGTCTCGATGCCGTGACGGTCAGCGGCCTCACAGGAGACGAGCGCGCGGAGGTCATCGAGTCCTGGGCCCGGTGTGGCGTGGAGGCCGTGGAGCCGCCCACCGACGCGGATGCGCACCGCGACGCCGACACCGCGCGTCCGTGGCTCCAGTGGCACGAGGACCTGGTGTTCCTGGCGACCTCACGGACGATCGAGTCCGCCCGCGGCACCCACCTGCTGTTCCATGCCGCCTGCCTCGCCGCACCGGACACCGGCGCGGCGATCGTCCTGGTGGCCGCGTCCGGCACGGGCAAGACGACGGCCACCCGCCGGCTCGGCCCCCACTTTGCCTATCTCACCGACGAGACGGCGATCATCGACCCGGACAGCCTGGCCGTCACGCCCTACCCCAAGCCGCTGTCCGTGCTGGAGGCCCGGGGGGTGCGGCCCAAGACCCAACGGGGCCCGGACGACCTGGGCCTCGGCCCGACCCTCCCCGCCGCCCGGCTGGCCCGGATCGCCGTGCTGGACCGTGTGCGCGATCCGGCAGGCCCGGTGCTGCCGCGGGCGGAGGCCATGGAACTCGTGGCCGCGCTCAAGGAGCTCGTCCCCCAAACATCCTCCCTCTCCCGACTCCCCCGAGGCCTCGTGACGCTCTGCCGCGTCCTCGACGCGGCCGGCGGCGCTCAACGCCTCGTCTACGCCGAGGCGGAGGACCTGCGGGACGTCGTCGCGGACCTGCTGGCGGCCCCGCCCACGCCCGTCACCCCCGCCTGGGAGGCGCTCACCGACGAGGAGCTGCGGGCCTCCGCCGGTGCAGCCGGCCCGGGCGCGGGGGCCCGCTGCGCCGTCGACGACGGCATCCTGACCGACCAAGGCCACCTGGTCCTGCTCGCCGCGGACCGCCTGGTCATGCTCGAGGGTCTGGGCCCGGCCGTCTGGCTCCTGCTGGACGAGCCCCGGACGGCCGCCGACGTGGTGGCCCATCTCCGCGCCGAAGGAGCCGTGCCCGAGGACGCCGAGGCCCGGGTGGCCGCCGCCCTGGCCGCACTGGCCGAGCACGGGCTCGTCGACGTCATGCTCTGA